A single Rubrivivax gelatinosus IL144 DNA region contains:
- a CDS encoding DUF2917 domain-containing protein: protein MDTTALLLAPGQALTLPPGPAGRRLRVLQGRVWLTASGCADDEVLAAGTEHVLPAGRRGALVVEALDGPVRAELLAPGAAPKPGARSPGAAPRSPAWRPAPGR, encoded by the coding sequence ATGGACACCACCGCCCTCCTCCTCGCCCCCGGTCAGGCGCTGACGCTGCCGCCGGGCCCCGCCGGCCGCCGGCTGCGTGTGCTGCAGGGGCGCGTCTGGCTGACGGCCAGCGGCTGCGCCGACGACGAGGTGCTGGCCGCCGGCACCGAGCACGTGCTGCCGGCCGGGCGGCGCGGTGCGCTGGTCGTCGAGGCGCTGGACGGGCCGGTGCGCGCCGAGCTGCTGGCGCCGGGCGCGGCGCCTAAGCCCGGCGCCAGAAGTCCCGGTGCAGCGCCGCGATCTCCGGCGTGGCGGCCGGCACCGGGCCGATGA
- the puuE gene encoding allantoinase PuuE has translation MSTPYARDLRGHGRNPPHARWPGGARIAVSFVLNYEEGGENNPLHGDPASETFLSELINAQPFPNRHMTIESMYEYGSRAGVWRILREFDRRGLPLTIFGVADALERYPEMAQVFMERGDEIASHGLRWIHYQAVDEAVEREHLALAVQKIRRLTNGQWPLGWYTGRDSPNTRRLVADHGGFAYDSDYYGDDLPFWLNVRKSDGGLAPQLVVPYSLDTNDMRCVQVQGFNTAEHFYTYLRDSFDALYAEGDPAGLDRPKMMSVGMHCRVLGRPARIAALQRFLDHIGRHEGVWVCRRIDIARHWAEHHPFDASTAHVWDGR, from the coding sequence ATGAGCACACCTTACGCACGCGACCTGCGCGGCCACGGCCGCAACCCCCCGCACGCCCGCTGGCCGGGCGGCGCGCGCATCGCCGTCTCCTTCGTGCTGAACTACGAGGAAGGCGGCGAGAACAACCCGCTGCACGGCGACCCGGCGAGCGAGACCTTTCTCTCCGAGCTGATCAACGCCCAGCCCTTCCCGAACCGGCACATGACGATCGAGTCGATGTACGAGTACGGGTCGCGCGCCGGCGTCTGGCGCATCCTGCGCGAGTTCGACCGCCGCGGGCTGCCGCTGACGATCTTCGGCGTCGCCGACGCGCTGGAGCGCTACCCCGAGATGGCCCAGGTCTTCATGGAGCGCGGCGACGAGATCGCCAGCCACGGCCTGCGCTGGATCCACTACCAGGCGGTCGACGAGGCGGTCGAGCGCGAGCACCTCGCGCTGGCGGTGCAGAAGATCCGCCGCCTGACGAATGGCCAGTGGCCGCTGGGCTGGTACACCGGCCGCGACAGCCCCAACACGCGCCGCCTCGTCGCCGACCACGGCGGCTTTGCCTACGACAGCGACTACTACGGCGACGACCTGCCGTTCTGGCTCAACGTGCGCAAGAGCGACGGCGGCCTCGCGCCGCAGCTCGTCGTGCCGTATTCGCTGGACACCAACGACATGCGCTGCGTGCAGGTGCAGGGCTTCAACACCGCCGAGCACTTCTACACCTACCTGCGCGACAGCTTCGACGCGCTGTATGCCGAAGGCGACCCGGCCGGCCTGGACCGGCCGAAGATGATGAGCGTCGGCATGCACTGCCGCGTGCTCGGCCGGCCGGCGCGCATCGCGGCGCTGCAGCGTTTCCTGGACCACATCGGCCGCCACGAAGGCGTCTGGGTCTGCCGCCGCATCGACATCGCGCGCCACTGGGCCGAACACCATCCGTTCGACGCGTCCACTGCCCACGTCTGGGACGGACGATGA
- a CDS encoding ABC transporter substrate-binding protein, translating into MTSFPLKRRSLLAAGALLAAPALALAQAATPIKFQLDWRFEGPAALFLASQAKGYYKAAGLDVTIDAGNGSGGTVTRVASGTYDMGFADMAALMEFHANNPDAANKPVAVMMVYNNTPAAVLALKKSGITKPADLAGKKLGAPVFDAGRRGWPIFAKANKVANVTWVSMDPPLRETMLARGDVDAITGFSFTSLLNLESRGIKTQDIVVLPYAQYGVKLYGNVIIASPKLLKENPAAVKAFLSAFTKGAKEVIADPDGAIQYVKARDGIINVALEQRRLKMAIDSVVASPDARIEGFGQAVPGRLALMASQVSDAFATKTRVNPTSVWTDAYLPSKAELNILPPVKK; encoded by the coding sequence ATGACCTCGTTCCCGCTCAAGCGCCGCAGCCTTCTCGCCGCCGGCGCGCTGCTCGCCGCGCCCGCGCTGGCGCTCGCCCAGGCCGCCACGCCGATCAAGTTCCAGCTCGACTGGCGCTTCGAAGGCCCGGCCGCGCTGTTCCTCGCCTCGCAGGCCAAGGGCTACTACAAGGCCGCCGGCCTGGACGTCACGATCGACGCCGGCAACGGCTCGGGCGGCACCGTCACGCGCGTGGCTTCGGGCACCTACGACATGGGCTTCGCCGACATGGCGGCGCTGATGGAGTTCCACGCCAACAACCCCGACGCGGCCAACAAGCCGGTCGCGGTGATGATGGTCTACAACAACACGCCGGCCGCGGTGCTGGCGCTGAAGAAGAGCGGCATCACCAAGCCCGCCGACCTCGCCGGCAAGAAGCTCGGCGCCCCGGTCTTCGACGCCGGCCGTCGCGGCTGGCCGATCTTCGCCAAGGCCAACAAGGTCGCCAACGTCACCTGGGTCAGCATGGACCCGCCGCTGCGCGAAACGATGCTCGCGCGCGGCGACGTCGACGCGATCACCGGCTTCTCGTTCACCTCGCTGCTCAACCTCGAGTCGCGCGGCATCAAGACGCAGGACATCGTCGTGCTGCCCTACGCCCAGTACGGCGTGAAGCTCTACGGCAACGTCATCATCGCCAGCCCCAAGCTGCTGAAGGAGAACCCGGCGGCGGTGAAAGCCTTCCTGTCGGCCTTCACCAAGGGTGCCAAGGAAGTGATCGCCGACCCCGATGGCGCGATCCAGTACGTCAAGGCGCGCGACGGCATCATCAACGTCGCGCTCGAGCAGCGCCGGCTGAAGATGGCGATCGACTCGGTCGTCGCCAGCCCCGACGCGCGCATCGAAGGTTTCGGCCAGGCCGTGCCGGGGCGCCTGGCGCTGATGGCCTCGCAGGTGTCCGACGCGTTCGCGACGAAGACACGCGTCAACCCGACCTCGGTCTGGACCGACGCCTACCTGCCGAGCAAGGCCGAGCTGAACATCCTGCCGCCGGTCAAGAAGTGA
- a CDS encoding aminotransferase-like domain-containing protein, which translates to MDVARPLYRQFADRLAAAIRAGTLPAGARLPSVRQAARDEQVAVATVLQAYRALEDERLVQARPKSGYFVASAQRGQRPAEPATSSPPQAALAVDIASLYELMMQLNGAPGVVSLGAACPSASLFAEARIRRALSQATLRHRALLTQYAGGFGEETLRRAIARRALAMGLALDARDIVATGGCNEALALCLRAVTRPGDTVALESPTSFGFLQILEAQGLRALEIPTHPRHGLSVDALALALQTQPVRALLAVPTLQNPLGGCMPVAERRRLAQLLARHQVPMIEDVIYNDLAERDEHRRAVKSFDSEGLVMVCGSFAKTVAPGLRVGWLEAGRHGAEVRRIKPAFGGGNTGVVEMAMAELLTQPGYEPGLRRLRRALAPRMAEARDLVAAHFPRGTRITDPAGGIMLWAEMPAGVDSLELFRRALALGICIAPGTMFSASDRYRHCVRLSLGGDWGEAQREAVARVGRLAQELAAEAARTPAAA; encoded by the coding sequence ATGGACGTCGCCCGCCCGCTGTACCGCCAGTTCGCCGACCGGCTGGCCGCCGCGATCCGCGCCGGCACGCTGCCGGCCGGCGCGAGGCTGCCGTCGGTGCGCCAGGCGGCGCGCGACGAACAGGTGGCGGTGGCCACCGTGCTGCAGGCCTACCGCGCGCTGGAGGACGAGCGCCTGGTGCAGGCGCGGCCCAAATCCGGCTACTTCGTCGCCAGCGCCCAGCGCGGCCAACGCCCGGCCGAGCCGGCGACCTCGTCGCCGCCGCAGGCGGCGCTGGCGGTGGACATCGCCTCGCTGTACGAGCTGATGATGCAGCTCAACGGCGCGCCCGGCGTCGTCTCGCTGGGCGCCGCCTGCCCGTCGGCCTCGCTGTTCGCCGAGGCGCGCATCCGCCGCGCGCTGAGCCAGGCCACGCTGCGCCACCGCGCGCTGCTGACGCAGTACGCCGGCGGCTTCGGCGAGGAGACGCTGCGCCGCGCCATCGCGCGCCGCGCGCTGGCGATGGGGCTGGCGCTGGACGCGCGCGACATCGTCGCCACCGGCGGCTGCAACGAAGCCCTCGCGCTGTGCCTGCGCGCCGTTACCCGGCCCGGCGACACCGTCGCGCTGGAGTCGCCGACCTCGTTCGGCTTCCTGCAGATCCTCGAAGCCCAGGGCCTGCGTGCGCTGGAGATCCCGACGCACCCGCGCCACGGCCTGTCGGTCGACGCCTTGGCGCTGGCCCTGCAGACGCAGCCGGTGCGTGCGCTGCTCGCCGTGCCGACGCTGCAGAACCCGCTGGGCGGCTGCATGCCGGTGGCCGAGCGCCGCCGCCTGGCGCAGCTGCTGGCGCGCCACCAGGTGCCGATGATCGAGGACGTGATCTACAACGACCTGGCCGAACGCGACGAGCACCGCCGCGCGGTCAAGTCCTTCGACAGCGAAGGCCTGGTGATGGTCTGCGGCTCGTTCGCCAAGACCGTGGCGCCGGGGCTGCGTGTCGGCTGGCTGGAGGCCGGGCGCCACGGCGCCGAAGTGCGGCGCATCAAGCCGGCTTTCGGCGGCGGCAACACCGGCGTCGTCGAGATGGCGATGGCCGAGCTGCTGACCCAGCCCGGCTACGAACCCGGCCTGCGCCGGCTGCGGCGCGCGCTGGCGCCGCGCATGGCCGAGGCGCGCGATCTCGTCGCGGCGCACTTCCCGCGCGGCACGCGCATCACCGACCCGGCCGGCGGCATCATGCTCTGGGCCGAGATGCCGGCCGGCGTCGACTCGCTGGAGCTGTTCCGCCGCGCGCTGGCGCTGGGCATCTGCATCGCGCCGGGCACGATGTTCAGCGCCAGCGACCGCTACCGCCACTGCGTGCGCCTGAGCCTGGGCGGCGACTGGGGCGAGGCGCAGCGCGAGGCCGTCGCGCGTGTCGGCCGGCTGGCGCAGGAACTGGCCGCCGAAGCCGCGCGCACGCCGGCTGCGGCCTGA
- a CDS encoding M20/M25/M40 family metallo-hydrolase yields the protein MTPTAYDALDAWIAAHFDDEVAFLQQLVRVPTDTPPGDNAPHAERTAELLAGFGYEAEHHPVPAEQVHAYGLQSITNLIVRRRFAAGGPTIALNAHGDVVPPGEGWTQDPYGGAVVDGQLYGRASAVSKSDFATYTFALRALESLGLPLAGAVELHFTYDEEFGGELGPGWLLQHELTKPDLLIAAGFSHQVVTAHNGCLQLEVTLHGLASHAAYPQTGVDALQAATKLLAALYAHNDVLRGRRSQVAGITHPYLNVGRIEGGSNTNVVPGKVVLKLDRRMIPEEDSAAVEAEVRALIEAAVATSHGVRVEIRRILLAQALKPQAGNGALVSALQRHAQDVFGHPVEVSGTPLYTDVRLYGARGVPAVIYGAGPRTVLESNAKRADEHLDLADLRGATRVVARTLFDLLSAPVHRADA from the coding sequence ATGACCCCCACCGCCTACGACGCGCTCGACGCCTGGATCGCCGCCCACTTCGACGACGAAGTGGCCTTCCTGCAGCAGCTGGTGCGTGTGCCCACCGACACGCCTCCGGGCGACAACGCGCCGCACGCCGAACGCACCGCCGAGCTGCTGGCCGGCTTCGGCTACGAAGCCGAGCACCACCCGGTGCCGGCCGAGCAGGTGCACGCCTACGGCCTGCAGTCGATCACCAACCTGATCGTGCGCCGGCGCTTCGCCGCCGGCGGCCCGACGATCGCGCTCAACGCGCACGGCGACGTCGTGCCGCCGGGCGAAGGCTGGACGCAGGACCCGTACGGCGGCGCCGTGGTCGACGGCCAGCTCTACGGCCGCGCGTCGGCGGTCAGCAAGAGCGACTTCGCGACCTACACCTTCGCGCTGCGCGCGCTGGAGTCGCTGGGCCTGCCGCTGGCCGGCGCCGTGGAGCTGCACTTCACCTACGACGAGGAGTTCGGCGGCGAACTCGGCCCCGGCTGGCTGCTGCAGCACGAGCTGACGAAACCCGACCTGCTGATCGCCGCGGGTTTCAGCCACCAGGTCGTCACCGCGCACAACGGCTGCCTGCAGCTGGAAGTGACGCTGCACGGCCTGGCCTCGCACGCCGCCTATCCGCAGACCGGCGTCGACGCGCTGCAGGCGGCGACCAAGCTGCTGGCCGCCCTCTACGCCCACAACGACGTGCTGCGCGGCCGCCGTTCGCAGGTCGCCGGCATCACGCACCCGTATCTCAACGTCGGCCGCATCGAAGGCGGCAGCAACACCAACGTCGTGCCCGGCAAGGTGGTGCTGAAGCTCGACCGCCGCATGATCCCCGAGGAAGACTCGGCCGCCGTCGAAGCCGAGGTGCGTGCGCTGATCGAAGCCGCGGTCGCCACCTCGCACGGCGTGCGTGTCGAGATCCGCCGCATCCTGCTGGCCCAGGCTCTGAAGCCCCAGGCCGGCAACGGCGCGCTGGTGTCGGCGCTGCAGCGCCATGCGCAAGACGTGTTCGGCCACCCGGTCGAGGTCTCGGGCACGCCGCTGTACACCGACGTGCGCCTGTACGGCGCGCGCGGCGTGCCGGCCGTCATCTACGGCGCCGGGCCGCGCACCGTGCTCGAGAGCAACGCCAAACGTGCCGACGAGCACCTCGACCTGGCCGACCTGCGCGGTGCGACGCGTGTCGTCGCGCGCACCTTGTTCGACCTGCTGTCCGCCCCGGTGCACCGCGCCGACGCATAG
- the uraD gene encoding 2-oxo-4-hydroxy-4-carboxy-5-ureidoimidazoline decarboxylase translates to MTTLAALNATSRDEFVVLLDGVYEHSPWIAAAAWDARPFATLAALKHALVQAVRAGGRDAQLALLRAHPELAGKAMVAGTLTAESSGEQQRAGLTACTPEEFATIQRLNAAYNARFGWPFIVAVRGPRGSGLTRSEIIATLQRRLASHPDVEFAECLRQVHRIAEIRLAEKLDTQPHRGRRVWDRAEALATFSEPPYAERGELTVTYLSPAHRDCARLLARWMLDCGFDSVREDAVGNVVGVYEGATPDAPRLLTGSHYDTVRNAGRHDGRLGILVALEAVAALKAEGRRLPFAIELVAFAEEEGQRYAATFLGSSALTGDFDPAWLDQADAAGITMRDAMRAAGLPATMDAIAAERRDPAHYLGFVEVHIEQGPVLAELDLPLGVVSSINGSRRWTGQITGLASHAGTTPMDRRRDAAAAAAEFVLAAERRAAAVPDAVATVGMLEVPGGSINVVPGRCRISLDVRATSDAARDAVADAVLADLAEIAQRRGVDCTLTPTMQAPAAPSAPAWLARWEAAVAALGLPVHRLPSGAGHDAMTLHRLMPQAMLFVRGGELGISHNPLETVTDDDAELAVAAFATLLDQLARE, encoded by the coding sequence ATGACGACGCTGGCCGCACTCAACGCCACGTCGCGCGACGAGTTCGTCGTGCTGCTCGACGGCGTCTACGAACACTCGCCGTGGATCGCCGCGGCGGCCTGGGACGCGCGGCCGTTCGCCACGCTCGCCGCGCTGAAGCACGCGCTGGTGCAGGCCGTTCGCGCCGGCGGGCGCGACGCGCAACTCGCGCTGCTGCGCGCCCACCCGGAACTCGCCGGCAAGGCGATGGTCGCCGGCACGCTGACCGCCGAGAGCAGCGGCGAGCAGCAGCGCGCCGGCCTCACCGCCTGCACGCCCGAGGAGTTCGCGACCATCCAGCGCCTGAACGCGGCCTACAACGCACGCTTCGGCTGGCCCTTCATCGTCGCGGTGCGCGGGCCACGCGGCAGCGGGCTCACGCGCAGCGAGATCATCGCGACGCTGCAGCGCCGGCTGGCCTCGCATCCCGACGTCGAGTTCGCCGAGTGCCTGCGCCAGGTGCACCGCATCGCCGAGATCCGCCTGGCCGAGAAGCTCGACACCCAGCCGCATCGGGGGCGCCGCGTCTGGGACCGCGCCGAGGCGCTGGCCACCTTCAGCGAGCCGCCGTACGCCGAACGTGGCGAACTCACCGTCACCTACCTGAGCCCCGCGCATCGCGACTGCGCGCGGTTGCTCGCACGCTGGATGTTGGACTGCGGCTTCGACAGCGTGCGCGAAGACGCGGTCGGCAACGTCGTCGGCGTCTACGAGGGCGCCACGCCCGACGCGCCGCGGCTGCTCACCGGCAGCCACTACGACACCGTGCGCAACGCCGGCCGCCACGACGGCCGGCTGGGCATCCTCGTCGCGCTCGAAGCCGTCGCCGCGCTGAAGGCCGAAGGCCGGCGGCTGCCGTTCGCGATCGAGCTCGTTGCCTTCGCCGAAGAGGAGGGCCAGCGCTACGCCGCCACCTTCCTCGGTTCCAGCGCGCTCACCGGCGATTTCGACCCCGCCTGGCTGGACCAGGCCGACGCCGCCGGCATCACGATGCGCGACGCGATGCGCGCCGCCGGCCTGCCGGCGACGATGGACGCCATCGCCGCCGAACGCCGCGACCCGGCGCACTACCTCGGTTTCGTCGAGGTCCACATCGAACAAGGCCCGGTGCTGGCCGAACTCGACCTGCCGCTGGGTGTCGTCAGCTCGATCAACGGCAGCCGGCGCTGGACCGGGCAGATCACCGGCCTGGCCAGCCACGCCGGCACGACGCCGATGGACCGCCGCCGCGACGCCGCCGCTGCCGCCGCCGAGTTCGTGCTCGCCGCCGAACGCCGCGCCGCCGCCGTGCCCGATGCGGTCGCCACCGTCGGCATGCTCGAGGTGCCCGGCGGCTCGATCAACGTCGTGCCCGGGCGCTGCCGCATCAGCCTGGACGTGCGCGCGACGAGCGACGCCGCGCGCGACGCGGTGGCCGACGCCGTGCTCGCCGACCTGGCCGAGATCGCGCAGCGCCGCGGCGTCGACTGCACGCTGACGCCGACGATGCAGGCCCCGGCCGCGCCCAGCGCGCCGGCCTGGTTGGCGCGCTGGGAAGCCGCCGTCGCCGCGCTCGGCCTGCCGGTGCACCGCCTGCCCAGCGGCGCCGGCCACGACGCGATGACGCTGCACCGGCTGATGCCGCAAGCCATGCTCTTCGTGCGCGGCGGCGAACTCGGCATCAGCCACAACCCGCTCGAAACCGTGACCGACGACGACGCCGAACTCGCTGTCGCCGCCTTCGCTACCTTGCTCGACCAACTCGCCCGCGAATGA
- a CDS encoding nucleoside deaminase produces MTTPERLLAWLRRANEVATHALAEGRHPFGAVLVAPDGETVLLEQGNVSAVEHAEAVLAREAARRWAPEFLAGCTLVSTVEPCAMCAGTQYWAGIGRLVYGMTERELLALTGAHPENPTLDLPCREVFARGQRAIEVIGPVPAATPEIAALHRDFWRRA; encoded by the coding sequence ATGACGACACCCGAGCGCCTGCTCGCCTGGCTGCGCCGCGCCAACGAGGTCGCCACGCATGCGCTGGCCGAAGGCCGGCACCCGTTCGGCGCCGTGCTCGTCGCCCCCGATGGCGAGACCGTGCTGCTGGAGCAGGGCAACGTCAGCGCCGTCGAACACGCCGAGGCCGTGCTCGCGCGCGAGGCCGCGCGGCGCTGGGCGCCGGAGTTCCTGGCCGGCTGCACGCTGGTGAGCACCGTCGAGCCCTGCGCGATGTGCGCCGGCACCCAGTACTGGGCCGGCATCGGCCGGCTGGTCTACGGCATGACCGAGCGCGAGCTGCTCGCGCTGACCGGCGCCCACCCCGAGAACCCGACGCTGGACCTGCCCTGCCGCGAGGTCTTCGCACGCGGCCAGCGCGCCATCGAGGTCATCGGCCCGGTGCCGGCCGCCACGCCGGAGATCGCGGCGCTGCACCGGGACTTCTGGCGCCGGGCTTAG
- a CDS encoding MFS transporter: MDREAHDELGPPGLAEPLNAAPAWRSVAALNAVSLLAQLGQYGLGAVLLPLALQARGAGAGAVGVVGSAFWLGMLAGLLSAGLLVRALGYRGTVLAGLLCSAAAFVATPALPHAVWALPSAAIGLGLGWRWIGNETWLYRLAPGHARGRIVGVHETLIGIASVAGPLIVAALGTLRADAFQVGAAACGAALLPLVLARPLAAHEAPADGAAAWRRVGTGAWLAGIGGWIEGALLAQLGVALAPQGLDGADTARLLTAMGAGGMLCQVPLGWCADRCGSRTAAWWCAGAAALATVALLVGPASTPVLAAAAFAIGGASAGLLTLGMVHAAEGQDAAEIAQRVRQVSLLYTALSACGPTAAGALIEASGRPAALWWLQAALVSVLVLLLARRR; the protein is encoded by the coding sequence TTGGATCGAGAAGCGCACGACGAGCTGGGCCCACCGGGGCTCGCAGAACCACTGAACGCCGCACCCGCCTGGCGCAGCGTCGCCGCGCTCAACGCCGTCTCGCTGCTGGCCCAGCTGGGCCAGTACGGGCTGGGCGCGGTGCTGCTGCCGCTGGCGCTGCAGGCGCGCGGGGCCGGCGCCGGCGCGGTGGGCGTCGTCGGCAGCGCCTTTTGGCTGGGCATGCTGGCCGGGCTGCTGAGCGCCGGGCTGCTGGTGCGGGCTCTGGGCTACCGCGGCACGGTGCTCGCCGGGCTGCTGTGCAGCGCCGCGGCCTTCGTCGCCACGCCGGCGCTGCCGCACGCCGTCTGGGCGCTGCCCTCGGCGGCCATCGGCCTGGGGCTGGGCTGGCGCTGGATCGGCAACGAGACCTGGCTGTACCGGCTGGCGCCGGGCCACGCACGCGGGCGCATCGTCGGCGTGCACGAGACGCTGATCGGCATCGCGTCGGTGGCCGGGCCGCTGATCGTCGCCGCCTTGGGCACGCTGCGCGCCGACGCCTTCCAGGTCGGCGCCGCGGCCTGCGGGGCGGCGCTGCTGCCGCTGGTGCTGGCGCGGCCGCTGGCCGCGCACGAGGCGCCGGCCGACGGCGCCGCGGCCTGGCGGCGTGTCGGCACCGGCGCCTGGCTGGCCGGCATCGGCGGCTGGATCGAAGGCGCGCTGCTGGCGCAGCTGGGCGTGGCGCTGGCGCCGCAGGGCCTGGACGGCGCCGACACCGCGCGCCTGCTCACCGCGATGGGCGCCGGCGGCATGCTCTGCCAGGTGCCGCTGGGCTGGTGCGCCGACCGCTGCGGCTCGCGCACGGCCGCATGGTGGTGCGCCGGCGCCGCCGCGCTGGCGACCGTGGCGCTGCTGGTCGGGCCCGCTTCGACGCCGGTGCTCGCCGCCGCCGCGTTCGCGATCGGCGGCGCCAGCGCCGGCCTGCTGACGCTGGGCATGGTGCACGCCGCCGAAGGCCAAGACGCCGCCGAGATCGCGCAGCGCGTGCGACAGGTCTCGCTGCTCTACACGGCGCTTTCGGCCTGCGGCCCCACCGCCGCCGGCGCGCTGATCGAAGCCAGCGGCCGCCCGGCCGCGCTGTGGTGGCTGCAGGCGGCCCTGGTGTCCGTGCTGGTGCTGCTGCTGGCGCGCCGTCGCTAG
- a CDS encoding ABC transporter ATP-binding protein, producing MSAFVDFREVWLAYNDELLAQGQFAVEDITLQVEEGEFIAIVGPSGCGKSTFMKLATGLRRPSRGTIIIGGREVDGPLKITGMAFQAPSLLPWRTTLANVLLPLEIVEPYRSSFRAKKAEYVEKARKLLASVGLAGYEDKYPWQLSGGMQQRASICRALIHEPKMLLLDEPFGALDAFTREELWCTLRDLQAAQKFNVILVTHDLRESVFLADTVYVMSKSPGRFVVRREIDLPRPRDLEVTYTPEFTEIVHELRGHIGAIRKSGVAVPQ from the coding sequence GTGAGCGCCTTCGTCGACTTCCGCGAGGTCTGGCTCGCCTACAACGACGAGCTGCTGGCCCAGGGCCAGTTCGCCGTCGAGGACATCACGCTGCAGGTCGAGGAGGGCGAGTTCATCGCCATCGTCGGGCCGTCGGGCTGCGGCAAGTCGACGTTCATGAAGCTGGCGACGGGCCTCAGACGGCCCAGCCGCGGCACGATCATCATCGGCGGCCGCGAGGTCGACGGCCCGCTGAAGATCACCGGCATGGCCTTCCAGGCGCCCAGCCTGCTGCCCTGGCGCACGACGCTGGCCAACGTGCTGCTGCCGCTGGAGATCGTCGAGCCCTACCGCAGCAGCTTCCGCGCGAAGAAGGCCGAGTACGTCGAGAAGGCGCGCAAGCTGCTGGCCAGCGTCGGCCTCGCCGGCTACGAGGACAAGTACCCGTGGCAGCTCTCCGGCGGCATGCAGCAGCGCGCCAGCATCTGCCGCGCGCTGATCCACGAGCCGAAGATGCTGCTGCTCGACGAGCCCTTCGGCGCGCTCGACGCGTTCACGCGCGAGGAGCTGTGGTGCACGCTGCGCGACCTGCAGGCGGCGCAGAAGTTCAACGTCATCCTCGTCACGCACGACCTGCGCGAGAGCGTGTTCCTCGCCGACACCGTCTACGTGATGAGCAAGAGCCCTGGGCGTTTCGTCGTGCGCCGCGAGATCGACCTGCCGCGCCCGCGCGACCTGGAAGTGACCTACACGCCCGAGTTCACCGAGATCGTGCACGAGCTGCGCGGCCACATCGGTGCGATCCGCAAGAGCGGCGTCGCCGTCCCGCAGTGA
- a CDS encoding ABC transporter permease, whose protein sequence is MKLGKTFERWAPWGLLALLLLLWELFVAGFDIPEFIFPSPIQIGREFTEFGGPLLEAAWKTFWVTMLGFALAIVVGVLLGFLVGSSRAAYAALYPLLVGFNAVPKAAIVPILVVWFGIGLGPGILTAFLISFFPITVNIATGLATLEPELEDVLRVLGARRWDVLVKVGLPRSLPYFYGSLKIAITLAFVGTVLAEMTAGDSGIGYLMQTAGSQQRMPLAFAGLVTIGAMAMVMYEAFSWIEKRTTSWAHRGSQNH, encoded by the coding sequence ATGAAACTGGGCAAGACCTTCGAACGCTGGGCCCCCTGGGGCCTGCTGGCGCTGCTGCTGCTGCTGTGGGAGCTGTTCGTCGCCGGCTTCGACATCCCCGAGTTCATCTTCCCGAGCCCGATCCAGATCGGCCGCGAGTTCACCGAGTTCGGCGGCCCGCTGCTCGAAGCCGCCTGGAAGACCTTCTGGGTGACGATGCTCGGCTTCGCGCTGGCCATCGTCGTCGGCGTGCTGCTCGGCTTCCTGGTCGGCAGCTCGCGCGCCGCCTATGCCGCGCTGTACCCGCTGCTGGTCGGCTTCAACGCCGTGCCCAAGGCGGCCATCGTGCCGATCCTCGTCGTCTGGTTCGGCATCGGCCTGGGGCCGGGCATCCTGACGGCCTTCCTGATCTCGTTCTTCCCGATCACGGTGAACATCGCCACCGGCCTGGCGACGCTGGAGCCGGAGCTGGAGGACGTGCTGCGGGTGCTCGGCGCGCGGCGCTGGGACGTGCTCGTCAAGGTCGGCCTGCCGCGTTCGTTGCCGTACTTCTACGGTTCGCTGAAGATCGCGATCACGCTGGCCTTCGTCGGCACCGTGCTCGCCGAGATGACCGCCGGCGACTCCGGCATCGGCTACCTGATGCAGACCGCCGGCAGCCAGCAGCGTATGCCGCTGGCCTTCGCCGGGCTGGTGACGATCGGCGCGATGGCGATGGTCATGTACGAGGCGTTCTCTTGGATCGAGAAGCGCACGACGAGCTGGGCCCACCGGGGCTCGCAGAACCACTGA